The following proteins come from a genomic window of Musa acuminata AAA Group cultivar baxijiao chromosome BXJ1-7, Cavendish_Baxijiao_AAA, whole genome shotgun sequence:
- the LOC135678174 gene encoding uncharacterized protein LOC135678174 isoform X1 produces MAGGNLDLPEDLLPSRLVGEAWAGKDTLAGGNGKEKNPIGFLDEGKDQASSENNIPLSPQWLYAKPGDSKDTRPTSFAPSATLPDSVQKDMWPPEKKEWRRNVIDLESNRRWREEERETSLLSRRERKKEGDRETEYRKNDRHPDNISLREAADMKTLSSSDRLHEVPNRSAGNENRRDSKWSSRWGPEDKEKEPWTERKVDVEKEASHSEKQFFLASLRPVSGSDSRDKWRPRHRQEIHSGGSSMLRAAPGFGGVEVPPVPFASGRGRSKSVSGLQFGRPSAAGPIGAWPVNKANFQYPRGKLLDIYRNQKMPVVDATSESFEEVPPITVSSSITPLAFVTPDAEEEVVLKDIWKGEVTSSEVSLNRERMPRVKEEIDDGGNTLVDNKHDKMESVATLKELESKDNINLLINLVGPDDRAPKVADHEVIHDKPVLGGNLTNFEINLSEIEVANVDDQTSHLDIPKNIKLGEGSTVSFDVNAKLPDASCPLYDASFVEISNTNNHENHKIEKKLSEQGTFPEELSLFYQDPQGDIQGPFLGVDIISWFEQGFFSTDLPVCLSDAPDGTPFRPLGEVMPHLKLEQHIVLDLPYGNKSEPLDTTRGNLENCVPSSCFSDSFPTNDQQRLLSWDTLDHHVKHNVVESEASVDPNKAWLSFSNSETPLGTTGLEEKIFHDFTGQDTEVVLYKGRPVGDMEKGSGKLVNENIALSRSTSGNHFLMTETGNSSFASHNIPRDNDLNSLGLLWSELEGTHRKLPLSSTVPGSTEKLIDNHDSARNAFLFSHNPEQFNSISDFPITNEPWANNYRSKGSNIIHDNFDANNLSRFEAESNQFSLERQLLLQQLEKQQLQQQRLLSPQNVEFAGTLLDQVRDPMQQHHLVNQQPREDLERILKFQFEQQRYLDQLKQQHQMHQRHQQLHEHQMQLLHRLQHHEPQRQQQLQKQIHLEHLLHRQLLEPGSGASNIDSHVMNMYDQVLLRQRLLSESQQQSHNLSLHHDSASEQFLEANFLQNFQRQNQNDLLDVLSHSKRGQVPTLEQKFLLELQQEQLQARQLSRQLSGMEEERHVGGVWSVDDSGQFIRTAAGPHQNYSARLSQLDLVQAQALSSLEQPSHLQQNFLSHERMPHDPYERRPHPLDRSMHMHVGAPAPNLDLVNAVARAQGLDAQGHLDQLHTFNQIGQIPSSVRSHQIRISEEFTVPHLDARERHWSEASRQRSSDLMESHLKQLQIEAAKQRSTNLSLPGENLNAWASSLGNDGSSEHGLRDLLFHENFQSQQPTGLAVGTPTSSYELRDSWIYSRPSSENPFNLSSERGGLSSSFSESSFFADVGQPTKEQLSNKNMEDDASNFESGRSTLRSGSARSFEQKQFPADIDIIEKEKFVNSIGGSSSLKRLDISNLMEGARGKSLGPRGSSGTRLAMDMQESGVKQAAGGGHEMVNIDKSFRHDSSGKAGGGLTFFNYEMTLDSVHPEEIGSNISGDVLKGTNSSFLEHTRDPHATSSAELPDMIASQPPKGKKPTTFGSSEEDSAGNPASQSTETSISNKKDSRFRRTSSGSDADVMELSFSDMLKSTKKPMPEPENPEVGSLGKAAKKKGKKGRQIDPSLLGFKVHSNRILMGEIQRPDD; encoded by the exons ATGGCTGGTGGCAACTTGGATCTGCCGGAGGACCTCCTCCCCTCGAGGCTGGTGGGCGAGGCTTGGGCCGGGAAAG ATACTCTTGCTGGTGGAAATGGCAAGGAAAAGAATCCTATTGGGTTCCTTGACGAAGGAAAAG ATCAAGCGTCTTCTGAAAATAATATACCTTTGTCTCCTCAgtggctttatgcaaaacctggtGACAGCAAG GACACTAGGCCAACAAGTTTTGCACCATCTGCAACCTTGCCTGATTCTGTTCAGAAAGACATGTGGCCACCGGAGAAAAAAGAATGGAGAAGGAACGTCATTGATCTTGAAAGCAATCGCCGATGGCGTGAAGAGGAGAGGGAAACTAGCTTGCTCAGTAGGAGAGAACGTAAAAAGGAAGGGGATCGAGAAACTGAGTACCGTAAAAATGACCGTCATCCTGACAATATCTCTTTGAGAGAAGCTGCTGATATGAAGACTTTATCTTCATCTGATAGGTTGCATGAAGTTCCTAATCGTAGTGCAGGAAATGAAAACCGCCGCGATAGCAAGTGGTCATCTAGGTGGGGTCCCGAGGACAAAGAGAAGGAACCTTGGACAGAAAGGAAAGTGGATGTTGAGAAAGAAGCTTCTCACTCTGAGAAGCAGTTTTTTCTTGCTAGCCTCCGTCCAGTATCTGGATCTGATTCTCGTGATAAATGGAGACCTCGCCATCGCCAGGAAATTCATTCTGGTGGCTCTTCAATGCTCCGTGCTGCTCCGGGATTTGGGGGCGTTGAGGTCCCCCCTGTGCCTTTTGCCTCTGGTAGGGGTAGATCAAAATCTGTTTCAGGATTACAATTTGGCAGGCCATCTGCAGCTGGCCCTATTGGTGCATGGCCAGTAAATAAAGCAAACTTTCAGTATCCTAGGGGAAAACTTCTTGATATCTATAGGAACCAAAAGATGCCAGTCGTTGATGCTACCTCTGAGAGCTTTGAGGAAGTTCCTCCAATAACAGTATCTAGCTCCATAACTCCTTTGGCGTTTGTCACACCTGATGCAGAGGAAGAG GTTGTTCTGAAAGATATTTGGAAGGGAGAAGTCACAAGCAGTGAAGTGAGCTTAAATCGGGAAAGGATGCCAAGAGTTAAAGAGGAGATAG ATGATGGTGGCAATACACTAGTTGATAACAAACATGATAAAATGGAATCCGTTGCCACTTTAAAAG AGCTGGAAAGTAAGGATAATATCAACCTTCTGATTAACTTAGTGGGTCCTGATGATCGGGCTCCAAAGGTTGCAGACCATGAAGTTATCCACGATAAACCAGTTTTAGGTGGTAATCTTACCAATTTTGAGATAAATCTTAGTGAGATAGAAGTGGCAAATGTTGATGACCAAACAAGTCACTTGGATATTCCGAAGAATATAAAATTAGGAGAGGGTTCAACTGTTTCCTTTGATGTTAATGCTAAGCTACCTGATGCATCATGTCCTTTATATGATGCTTCTTTTGTTGAGATCTCAAACACCAACAATCATGAAAATCACAAAATTGAAAAAAAGCTTTCAGAACAGGGTACCTTTCCTGAGGAGTTGAGTTTATTTTACCAGGATCCACAAGGAGATATACAAGGTCCATTTTTGGGTGTTGACATTATCTCATGGTTTGAACAAGGTTTCTTTAGTACAGATTTACCTGTGTGCTTATCAGACGCTCCTGATGGCACAccatttcggccacttggggaagTTATGCCTCACTTGAAGCTAGAGCAACATATTGTCCTGGATCTCCCTTATGGTAACAAGTCCGAACCCTTGGACACTACAAGGGGCAACCTGGAGAATTGTGTTCCCTCTTCCTGTTTTAGCGATTCTTTTCCCACAAATGATCAGCAACGGTTGCTATCTTGGGATACTTTGGATCATCATGTAAAACACAATGTTGTTGAGAGTGAAGCTTCAGTAGATCCTAACAAAGCTTGGTTATCTTTTTCCAATTCAGAAACACCACTAGGTACAACTGGTCTTGAAGAAAAAATCTTCCATGATTTTACTGGTCAAGATACAGAAG TTGTATTGTATAAGGGTAGGCCTGTGGGGGACATGGAGAAAGGGTCAGGAAAGCTTGTTAATGAGAACATTGCTCTATCAAGATCCACCAGTGGTAATCATTTTTTGATGACAGAAACAGGAAATAGTAGTTTTGCCAGTCATAACATTCCTAGAGATAATGACTTAAATTCTCTTGGATTGTTGTGGTCTGAGCTAGAAGGAACTCACCGGAAGCTTCCCCTTTCATCAACTGTTCCAGGCTCCACTGAGAAGTTGATTGACAATCATGATTCTGCTCGAAATGCCTTTCTGTTTAGCCACAATCCAGAACAGTTCAATTCAATAAGTGACTTCCCCATCACGAATGAACCATGGGCCAACAATTATAGGAGCAAGGGTTCAAACATAATTCATGATAACTTTGATGCAAATAACTTGTCACGGTTTGAAGCTGAGTCAAACCAATTTAGTTTAGAAAGGCAACTGCTCTTACAACAATTGGAAAAGCAGCAACTTCAGCAGCAACGCTTATTGTCCCCTCAAAATGtcgagttcgctggaacattatTGGATCAGGTGCGTGACCCAATGCAGCAGCATCACCTTGTTAATCAACAACCTAGGGAGGATCTAGAGAGGATCCTGAAATTTCAGTTTGAGCAGCAGAGGTATCTCGATCAGTTGAAGCAGCAGCATCAAATGCACCAGAGACACCAACAACTGCATGAGCATCAGATGCAATTACTGCATCGTCTTCAACATCATGAACCACAACGACAGCAACAACTACAGAAGCAGATTCATCTTGAACATTTGCTGCATCGACAATTACTTGAACCTGGTTCTGGAGCATCAAACATCGATTCTCATGTGATGAATATGTATGACCAGGTTCTTCTTAGGCAGCGTCTCTTGAGTGAGTCCCAACAACAGTCTCATAACCTTTCACTGCATCATGACTCAGCATCCGAGCAATTTTTGGAAGCAAATTTTCTGCAGAACTTCCaacgtcaaaatcaaaatgatctGTTGGATGTTCTATCTCATTCCAAGCGGGGACAGGTTCCTACTTTAGAACAAAAGTTTCTTTTAGAGCTTCAGCAGGAGCAGCTTCAAGCACGACAACTCTCAAGGCAGCTGTCTGGCATGGAAGAAGAGAGACATGTAGGGGGGGTTTGGTCTGTTGATGATTCTGGTCAGTTCATCAGAACTGCTGCTGGTCCACACCAGAATTATTCTGCCAGACTTAGCCAATTAGATCTTGTGCAGGCGCAGGCACTCTCATCACTCGAGCAGCCCAGCCATCTTCAGCAGAATTTTTTGTCACATGAGAGAATGCCGCATGATCCTTATGAACGAAGACCACATCCTCTTGATAGGTCAATGCATATGCATGTAGGTGCTCCTGCTCCAAACTTGGATCTTGTAAATGCTGTAGCACGAGCTCAAGGGCTAGATGCTCAGGGACATCTTGATCAGCTGCATACTTTTAATCAGATAGGACAAATTCCTTCTAGTGTTCGTTCCCATCAGATTCGTATTTCTGAGGAGTTCACTGTTCCACACTTGGATGCAAGAGAGAGGCACTGGTCTGAGGCAAGTAGGCAGCGATCATCTGACTTGATGGAATCCCATCTGAAGCAGTTACAAATAGAAGCAGCAAAGCAAAGAAGCACCAATCTGAGCCTTCCTGGTGAGAACCTAAATGCATGGGCCTCATCTCTTGGAAATGATGGAAGCTCAGAACATGGATTGAGAGACTTGCTTTTTCATGAAAATTTTCAATCTCAACAGCCAACAGGATTGGCAGTTGGTACTCCTACATCATCCTATGAGCTGAGGGATTCTTGGATCTATTCCCGTCCTAGTTCAGAAAATCCCTTTAATCTCAGCTCAGAGAGAGGAGGTTTGAGTAGTTCTTTTTCAGAGAGTTCATTTTTTGCTGATGTAGGACAGCCGACAAAGGAGCAACTATCAAACAAAAATATGGAAGATGATGCTAGTAACTTTGAAAGCGGCAGATCAACTTTGAGATCTGGTTCTGCAAGATCATTTGAACAGAAACAATTCCCGGCAGATATAGATATAATCGAAAAAGAAAAGTTTGTGAATTCTATTGGTGGTAGTTCTTCATTAAAAAGATTAGATATCTCCAACCTGATGGAGGGGGCGAGAGGGAAGTCACTGGGTCCAAGAGGTAGTTCCGGGACTCGATTAGCTATGGACATGCAGGAGAGTGGGGTTAAGCAAGCAGCAGGTGGAGGTCATGAAATGGTTAACATTGACAAATCTTTTAGGCACGATTCATCTGGAAAGGCTG GGGGAGGTTTAACCTTTTTTAATTATGAAATGACACTTGATAGTGTTCATCCTGAAGAGATTGGTAGCAACAT TTCTGGTGATGTTTTGAAAGGAACCAATAGTTCGTTCTTAGAACATACCCGTGATCCTCATGCTACATCATCCGCAGAACTGCCAGACATGATAGCTTCTCAACCACCAAAGGGAAAGAAACCTACTACTTTTGGGTCGTCTGAGG aagaCTCTGCAGGTAATCCTGCATCCCAATCTACAGAGACATCAATCTCCAACAAGAAAGACTCCAGATTTCGTCGAACTTCTTCGGGCAGCGATGCTGATGTTATGGAACTTTCATTCAGTGACATGTTGAAGAGCACCAAAAAGCCGATGCCTGAACCTGAGAACCCAGAAGTAGGTTCACTCGGCAAGGctgccaaaaagaagggaaaaaaaggCAGGCAGATCGATCCATCCCTTCTCGGTTTCAAAGTCCATAGCAACCGCATCTTGATGGGTGAGATCCAGCGACCAGACGATTGA
- the LOC135678174 gene encoding uncharacterized protein LOC135678174 isoform X2: MAGGNLDLPEDLLPSRLVGEAWAGKDTLAGGNGKEKNPIGFLDEGKDQASSENNIPLSPQWLYAKPGDSKDTRPTSFAPSATLPDSVQKDMWPPEKKEWRRNVIDLESNRRWREEERETSLLSRRERKKEGDRETEYRKNDRHPDNISLREAADMKTLSSSDRLHEVPNRSAGNENRRDSKWSSRWGPEDKEKEPWTERKVDVEKEASHSEKQFFLASLRPVSGSDSRDKWRPRHRQEIHSGGSSMLRAAPGFGGVEVPPVPFASGRGRSKSVSGLQFGRPSAAGPIGAWPVNKANFQYPRGKLLDIYRNQKMPVVDATSESFEEVPPITVSSSITPLAFVTPDAEEEVVLKDIWKGEVTSSEVSLNRERMPRVKEEIDDGGNTLVDNKHDKMESVATLKELESKDNINLLINLVGPDDRAPKVADHEVIHDKPVLGGNLTNFEINLSEIEVANVDDQTSHLDIPKNIKLGEGSTVSFDVNAKLPDASCPLYDASFVEISNTNNHENHKIEKKLSEQGTFPEELSLFYQDPQGDIQGPFLGVDIISWFEQGFFSTDLPVCLSDAPDGTPFRPLGEVMPHLKLEQHIVLDLPYGNKSEPLDTTRGNLENCVPSSCFSDSFPTNDQQRLLSWDTLDHHVKHNVVESEASVDPNKAWLSFSNSETPLGTTGLEEKIFHDFTGQDTEVVLYKGRPVGDMEKGSGKLVNENIALSRSTSGNHFLMTETGNSSFASHNIPRDNDLNSLGLLWSELEGTHRKLPLSSTVPGSTEKLIDNHDSARNAFLFSHNPEQFNSISDFPITNEPWANNYRSKGSNIIHDNFDANNLSRFEAESNQFSLERQLLLQQLEKQQLQQQRLLSPQNVEFAGTLLDQVRDPMQQHHLVNQQPREDLERILKFQFEQQRYLDQLKQQHQMHQRHQQLHEHQMQLLHRLQHHEPQRQQQLQKQIHLEHLLHRQLLEPGSGASNIDSHVMNMYDQVLLRQRLLSESQQQSHNLSLHHDSASEQFLEANFLQNFQRQNQNDLLDVLSHSKRGQVPTLEQKFLLELQQEQLQARQLSRQLSGMEEERHVGGVWSVDDSGQFIRTAAGPHQNYSARLSQLDLVQAQALSSLEQPSHLQQNFLSHERMPHDPYERRPHPLDRSMHMHVGAPAPNLDLVNAVARAQGLDAQGHLDQLHTFNQIGQIPSSVRSHQIRISEEFTVPHLDARERHWSEASRQRSSDLMESHLKQLQIEAAKQRSTNLSLPGENLNAWASSLGNDGSSEHGLRDLLFHENFQSQQPTGLAVGTPTSSYELRDSWIYSRPSSENPFNLSSERGGLSSSFSESSFFADVGQPTKEQLSNKNMEDDASNFESGRSTLRSGSARSFEQKQFPADIDIIEKEKFVNSIGGSSSLKRLDISNLMEGARGKSLGPRGSSGTRLAMDMQESGVKQAAGGGHEMVNIDKSFRHDSSGKAGGGLTFFNYEMTLDSVHPEEIGSNMSSGDVLKGTNSSFLEHTRDPHATSSAELPDMIASQPPKGKKPTTFGSSEDSAGNPASQSTETSISNKKDSRFRRTSSGSDADVMELSFSDMLKSTKKPMPEPENPEVGSLGKAAKKKGKKGRQIDPSLLGFKVHSNRILMGEIQRPDD, from the exons ATGGCTGGTGGCAACTTGGATCTGCCGGAGGACCTCCTCCCCTCGAGGCTGGTGGGCGAGGCTTGGGCCGGGAAAG ATACTCTTGCTGGTGGAAATGGCAAGGAAAAGAATCCTATTGGGTTCCTTGACGAAGGAAAAG ATCAAGCGTCTTCTGAAAATAATATACCTTTGTCTCCTCAgtggctttatgcaaaacctggtGACAGCAAG GACACTAGGCCAACAAGTTTTGCACCATCTGCAACCTTGCCTGATTCTGTTCAGAAAGACATGTGGCCACCGGAGAAAAAAGAATGGAGAAGGAACGTCATTGATCTTGAAAGCAATCGCCGATGGCGTGAAGAGGAGAGGGAAACTAGCTTGCTCAGTAGGAGAGAACGTAAAAAGGAAGGGGATCGAGAAACTGAGTACCGTAAAAATGACCGTCATCCTGACAATATCTCTTTGAGAGAAGCTGCTGATATGAAGACTTTATCTTCATCTGATAGGTTGCATGAAGTTCCTAATCGTAGTGCAGGAAATGAAAACCGCCGCGATAGCAAGTGGTCATCTAGGTGGGGTCCCGAGGACAAAGAGAAGGAACCTTGGACAGAAAGGAAAGTGGATGTTGAGAAAGAAGCTTCTCACTCTGAGAAGCAGTTTTTTCTTGCTAGCCTCCGTCCAGTATCTGGATCTGATTCTCGTGATAAATGGAGACCTCGCCATCGCCAGGAAATTCATTCTGGTGGCTCTTCAATGCTCCGTGCTGCTCCGGGATTTGGGGGCGTTGAGGTCCCCCCTGTGCCTTTTGCCTCTGGTAGGGGTAGATCAAAATCTGTTTCAGGATTACAATTTGGCAGGCCATCTGCAGCTGGCCCTATTGGTGCATGGCCAGTAAATAAAGCAAACTTTCAGTATCCTAGGGGAAAACTTCTTGATATCTATAGGAACCAAAAGATGCCAGTCGTTGATGCTACCTCTGAGAGCTTTGAGGAAGTTCCTCCAATAACAGTATCTAGCTCCATAACTCCTTTGGCGTTTGTCACACCTGATGCAGAGGAAGAG GTTGTTCTGAAAGATATTTGGAAGGGAGAAGTCACAAGCAGTGAAGTGAGCTTAAATCGGGAAAGGATGCCAAGAGTTAAAGAGGAGATAG ATGATGGTGGCAATACACTAGTTGATAACAAACATGATAAAATGGAATCCGTTGCCACTTTAAAAG AGCTGGAAAGTAAGGATAATATCAACCTTCTGATTAACTTAGTGGGTCCTGATGATCGGGCTCCAAAGGTTGCAGACCATGAAGTTATCCACGATAAACCAGTTTTAGGTGGTAATCTTACCAATTTTGAGATAAATCTTAGTGAGATAGAAGTGGCAAATGTTGATGACCAAACAAGTCACTTGGATATTCCGAAGAATATAAAATTAGGAGAGGGTTCAACTGTTTCCTTTGATGTTAATGCTAAGCTACCTGATGCATCATGTCCTTTATATGATGCTTCTTTTGTTGAGATCTCAAACACCAACAATCATGAAAATCACAAAATTGAAAAAAAGCTTTCAGAACAGGGTACCTTTCCTGAGGAGTTGAGTTTATTTTACCAGGATCCACAAGGAGATATACAAGGTCCATTTTTGGGTGTTGACATTATCTCATGGTTTGAACAAGGTTTCTTTAGTACAGATTTACCTGTGTGCTTATCAGACGCTCCTGATGGCACAccatttcggccacttggggaagTTATGCCTCACTTGAAGCTAGAGCAACATATTGTCCTGGATCTCCCTTATGGTAACAAGTCCGAACCCTTGGACACTACAAGGGGCAACCTGGAGAATTGTGTTCCCTCTTCCTGTTTTAGCGATTCTTTTCCCACAAATGATCAGCAACGGTTGCTATCTTGGGATACTTTGGATCATCATGTAAAACACAATGTTGTTGAGAGTGAAGCTTCAGTAGATCCTAACAAAGCTTGGTTATCTTTTTCCAATTCAGAAACACCACTAGGTACAACTGGTCTTGAAGAAAAAATCTTCCATGATTTTACTGGTCAAGATACAGAAG TTGTATTGTATAAGGGTAGGCCTGTGGGGGACATGGAGAAAGGGTCAGGAAAGCTTGTTAATGAGAACATTGCTCTATCAAGATCCACCAGTGGTAATCATTTTTTGATGACAGAAACAGGAAATAGTAGTTTTGCCAGTCATAACATTCCTAGAGATAATGACTTAAATTCTCTTGGATTGTTGTGGTCTGAGCTAGAAGGAACTCACCGGAAGCTTCCCCTTTCATCAACTGTTCCAGGCTCCACTGAGAAGTTGATTGACAATCATGATTCTGCTCGAAATGCCTTTCTGTTTAGCCACAATCCAGAACAGTTCAATTCAATAAGTGACTTCCCCATCACGAATGAACCATGGGCCAACAATTATAGGAGCAAGGGTTCAAACATAATTCATGATAACTTTGATGCAAATAACTTGTCACGGTTTGAAGCTGAGTCAAACCAATTTAGTTTAGAAAGGCAACTGCTCTTACAACAATTGGAAAAGCAGCAACTTCAGCAGCAACGCTTATTGTCCCCTCAAAATGtcgagttcgctggaacattatTGGATCAGGTGCGTGACCCAATGCAGCAGCATCACCTTGTTAATCAACAACCTAGGGAGGATCTAGAGAGGATCCTGAAATTTCAGTTTGAGCAGCAGAGGTATCTCGATCAGTTGAAGCAGCAGCATCAAATGCACCAGAGACACCAACAACTGCATGAGCATCAGATGCAATTACTGCATCGTCTTCAACATCATGAACCACAACGACAGCAACAACTACAGAAGCAGATTCATCTTGAACATTTGCTGCATCGACAATTACTTGAACCTGGTTCTGGAGCATCAAACATCGATTCTCATGTGATGAATATGTATGACCAGGTTCTTCTTAGGCAGCGTCTCTTGAGTGAGTCCCAACAACAGTCTCATAACCTTTCACTGCATCATGACTCAGCATCCGAGCAATTTTTGGAAGCAAATTTTCTGCAGAACTTCCaacgtcaaaatcaaaatgatctGTTGGATGTTCTATCTCATTCCAAGCGGGGACAGGTTCCTACTTTAGAACAAAAGTTTCTTTTAGAGCTTCAGCAGGAGCAGCTTCAAGCACGACAACTCTCAAGGCAGCTGTCTGGCATGGAAGAAGAGAGACATGTAGGGGGGGTTTGGTCTGTTGATGATTCTGGTCAGTTCATCAGAACTGCTGCTGGTCCACACCAGAATTATTCTGCCAGACTTAGCCAATTAGATCTTGTGCAGGCGCAGGCACTCTCATCACTCGAGCAGCCCAGCCATCTTCAGCAGAATTTTTTGTCACATGAGAGAATGCCGCATGATCCTTATGAACGAAGACCACATCCTCTTGATAGGTCAATGCATATGCATGTAGGTGCTCCTGCTCCAAACTTGGATCTTGTAAATGCTGTAGCACGAGCTCAAGGGCTAGATGCTCAGGGACATCTTGATCAGCTGCATACTTTTAATCAGATAGGACAAATTCCTTCTAGTGTTCGTTCCCATCAGATTCGTATTTCTGAGGAGTTCACTGTTCCACACTTGGATGCAAGAGAGAGGCACTGGTCTGAGGCAAGTAGGCAGCGATCATCTGACTTGATGGAATCCCATCTGAAGCAGTTACAAATAGAAGCAGCAAAGCAAAGAAGCACCAATCTGAGCCTTCCTGGTGAGAACCTAAATGCATGGGCCTCATCTCTTGGAAATGATGGAAGCTCAGAACATGGATTGAGAGACTTGCTTTTTCATGAAAATTTTCAATCTCAACAGCCAACAGGATTGGCAGTTGGTACTCCTACATCATCCTATGAGCTGAGGGATTCTTGGATCTATTCCCGTCCTAGTTCAGAAAATCCCTTTAATCTCAGCTCAGAGAGAGGAGGTTTGAGTAGTTCTTTTTCAGAGAGTTCATTTTTTGCTGATGTAGGACAGCCGACAAAGGAGCAACTATCAAACAAAAATATGGAAGATGATGCTAGTAACTTTGAAAGCGGCAGATCAACTTTGAGATCTGGTTCTGCAAGATCATTTGAACAGAAACAATTCCCGGCAGATATAGATATAATCGAAAAAGAAAAGTTTGTGAATTCTATTGGTGGTAGTTCTTCATTAAAAAGATTAGATATCTCCAACCTGATGGAGGGGGCGAGAGGGAAGTCACTGGGTCCAAGAGGTAGTTCCGGGACTCGATTAGCTATGGACATGCAGGAGAGTGGGGTTAAGCAAGCAGCAGGTGGAGGTCATGAAATGGTTAACATTGACAAATCTTTTAGGCACGATTCATCTGGAAAGGCTG GGGGAGGTTTAACCTTTTTTAATTATGAAATGACACTTGATAGTGTTCATCCTGAAGAGATTGGTAGCAACATG aGTTCTGGTGATGTTTTGAAAGGAACCAATAGTTCGTTCTTAGAACATACCCGTGATCCTCATGCTACATCATCCGCAGAACTGCCAGACATGATAGCTTCTCAACCACCAAAGGGAAAGAAACCTACTACTTTTGGGTCGTCTGAGG aCTCTGCAGGTAATCCTGCATCCCAATCTACAGAGACATCAATCTCCAACAAGAAAGACTCCAGATTTCGTCGAACTTCTTCGGGCAGCGATGCTGATGTTATGGAACTTTCATTCAGTGACATGTTGAAGAGCACCAAAAAGCCGATGCCTGAACCTGAGAACCCAGAAGTAGGTTCACTCGGCAAGGctgccaaaaagaagggaaaaaaaggCAGGCAGATCGATCCATCCCTTCTCGGTTTCAAAGTCCATAGCAACCGCATCTTGATGGGTGAGATCCAGCGACCAGACGATTGA